A portion of the Lujinxingia litoralis genome contains these proteins:
- a CDS encoding M20 metallopeptidase family protein yields MNAPSSELIERLSNTLQAQTDHLIELRRQLHAHPELSQHEFETTRTMVARLQELGFTTFVRPEGTGFYADLTPVGFDPEIHPTIAIRSDIDALPINELNDVPYKSQNPGVMHACGHDVHMATVFGSALGLLDLKDHLPGRLRLIYQHAEETVPGGATEMVDFGAIDGVDAVLGLHCDPELPIGRVGVRPGPFTASFDLFELTIEGKGGHGARPHQCTDPIFVGTQVANALYQLPAHNFDARIPAVITLGSFQAGAVANVIPESASLSGSIRTISPEHRDQLDDLLRRIIGGICLAHGASYELKLIRGAPAIHNDPYLTDAITEIATDILGDQGIYRIPLPSMGGEDFSVYCERVPGAMFRLGTGARAPRNFLHSPHFNIDERALTIGASILARTALRLLHEKALEKKTDRMVRPL; encoded by the coding sequence ATGAACGCCCCTTCCTCCGAGCTCATCGAACGCCTCTCCAACACCCTCCAGGCTCAAACCGACCACCTCATCGAACTGCGACGCCAGCTCCACGCCCACCCCGAACTCAGCCAACACGAGTTCGAAACCACCCGCACCATGGTCGCGCGCCTCCAGGAACTCGGATTTACAACCTTCGTCCGCCCCGAGGGCACCGGCTTCTACGCCGACCTCACCCCGGTCGGCTTCGATCCCGAGATCCACCCCACCATCGCCATCCGCTCCGACATCGATGCCCTCCCCATCAACGAGCTCAACGACGTCCCCTACAAATCCCAGAACCCCGGCGTCATGCACGCCTGCGGGCACGACGTCCACATGGCCACCGTCTTCGGCTCCGCCCTGGGACTGCTCGATCTCAAAGACCACCTCCCCGGACGCCTGCGCCTGATCTACCAGCACGCCGAAGAAACCGTCCCCGGAGGCGCCACCGAAATGGTCGACTTCGGCGCCATCGACGGCGTCGACGCCGTCCTGGGCCTGCACTGCGACCCCGAACTCCCCATCGGGCGCGTCGGCGTGCGCCCCGGCCCCTTCACCGCCTCCTTCGACCTCTTTGAACTCACCATCGAAGGCAAAGGCGGCCACGGAGCGCGCCCCCACCAGTGCACCGACCCGATCTTTGTAGGCACCCAGGTCGCCAACGCCCTCTACCAGCTCCCCGCCCACAACTTCGACGCTCGCATCCCCGCCGTCATTACCCTGGGCTCCTTCCAGGCCGGCGCCGTCGCCAACGTCATCCCCGAGTCCGCCTCCCTCTCCGGCTCCATCCGCACCATCAGCCCCGAGCACCGCGACCAGCTCGACGACCTGCTACGCCGCATCATCGGGGGCATCTGCCTGGCACACGGCGCCTCCTACGAGCTCAAGCTTATCCGCGGCGCCCCCGCCATCCACAACGATCCCTACCTCACCGACGCCATCACCGAGATCGCCACCGATATCCTCGGCGACCAGGGCATCTACCGCATCCCCCTCCCCTCCATGGGCGGCGAAGACTTCTCCGTCTACTGCGAACGCGTCCCCGGCGCGATGTTCCGCCTGGGCACCGGCGCCCGGGCCCCACGAAACTTCCTCCACTCACCCCACTTCAATATCGATGAGCGCGCCCTCACCATCGGCGCATCCATCCTGGCGCGCACCGCCCTGCGCCTGCTTCACGAAAAAGCCCTCGAGAAAAAAACCGACCGCATGGTCCGCCCCCTCTAA
- a CDS encoding DUF6503 family protein, which translates to MRALLPLSVITTLLITTSGCDDAPPAKAPPNAPNLATSTTSPPPKDPSSPRNAPLKPDPHWVESHVDDAHQRLSESDAGKILLKSIEAHGGLSTFFNNGPLFFRFDDRPLAGAPRDTRQLIDTWSSRASHTLTDAPDVAFGYDGHNAWIAPANAKLPFNPRYWALTPYYFVALPFVLADPGVLLDYEGKASFLGQTYEVIRATFEPGVGDTPDDVYVLYLHPETYRLHAIRYSLSYPGLVPEGGNSPERLMSYDDPATFHGITLATSHKTYTYDDHQPGDLLTTITLSEIAFQPERTLADILPPKNASLLPGD; encoded by the coding sequence ATGCGCGCCCTCCTCCCGCTGAGCGTTATCACGACCCTCCTCATCACCACCTCGGGCTGCGACGACGCTCCCCCGGCCAAGGCGCCCCCCAACGCCCCTAACCTCGCCACGTCGACCACCTCACCACCTCCCAAAGACCCATCCTCCCCACGCAACGCGCCCCTCAAACCCGATCCCCACTGGGTCGAATCCCACGTGGACGACGCTCACCAGCGCCTCTCCGAATCCGACGCGGGGAAGATCCTCCTGAAATCCATTGAGGCCCACGGCGGCCTGAGCACCTTCTTCAACAACGGCCCCCTTTTCTTCCGCTTCGACGACCGTCCGCTGGCAGGCGCCCCCCGCGACACCCGCCAGCTCATCGACACCTGGTCCTCCCGCGCATCCCATACCCTGACCGACGCCCCCGACGTCGCCTTCGGCTACGATGGCCACAACGCCTGGATCGCCCCGGCCAACGCCAAACTTCCCTTCAACCCCCGCTACTGGGCGCTGACCCCTTACTACTTCGTCGCGCTGCCCTTCGTCCTGGCCGACCCCGGCGTTCTCCTGGACTACGAGGGCAAAGCCTCCTTTTTAGGACAGACCTACGAAGTCATCCGCGCCACCTTCGAACCCGGCGTCGGCGACACCCCCGACGACGTCTATGTCCTCTACCTCCATCCCGAGACCTACCGCCTCCACGCCATCCGCTACAGCCTCTCCTACCCGGGCCTGGTCCCCGAAGGCGGCAACTCCCCCGAACGCTTGATGAGCTACGACGACCCCGCAACCTTCCACGGCATCACCCTGGCCACCTCCCACAAGACCTACACCTACGACGATCATCAGCCCGGCGACCTCCTCACCACCATCACCCTCTCCGAAATCGCCTTCCAGCCCGAGCGGACCCTGGCCGACATCCTCCCTCCAAAGAACGCCTCCCTACTCCCGGGCGACTGA
- a CDS encoding Spy/CpxP family protein refolding chaperone has translation MKPLPLALTALLTLTLLLPMPAAAQQRHHQPEGGVERLFPNPRRIIELRDELGLSPDQQTQIRTLLQESRSTHQARRQALQQARASLREQVQSQANANAIRQAFNQVLELENELKRQRLELGLSLRQILTPEQRAQLIEHTTEQRQQRRGKRRPRQAPTAN, from the coding sequence ATGAAACCCCTGCCCCTTGCCCTGACCGCCCTGCTCACCCTCACCCTCCTCCTCCCGATGCCGGCCGCCGCTCAGCAACGCCACCACCAGCCCGAGGGCGGCGTCGAGCGCCTTTTCCCCAACCCCCGACGAATCATCGAACTCCGCGATGAACTCGGCCTCTCCCCCGACCAGCAGACCCAAATCCGCACCCTGCTCCAGGAGTCGCGCAGCACCCACCAGGCCCGGCGGCAGGCCCTCCAACAGGCCCGCGCCTCCCTGCGCGAACAGGTCCAATCCCAGGCCAACGCCAACGCCATCCGCCAGGCCTTCAACCAGGTCCTGGAACTCGAAAACGAACTCAAACGACAGCGCCTGGAACTCGGCCTCTCCCTGCGCCAGATCCTCACCCCCGAACAACGCGCCCAACTCATCGAACACACCACCGAGCAACGCCAGCAACGCCGTGGCAAACGCCGCCCACGCCAGGCTCCCACGGCCAACTGA
- a CDS encoding RNA polymerase sigma factor — protein sequence MNDLRQQLQSLHADAFRWALHQAGERALAEDALQAAYEALLNGSASCTDPRAFKSFLFGVIRNKVRSLRRRQTFWRLASLDLAALRNLPAPPDDLASRDPRAAQLRAALTKLSPRQRDILELVFYHELTLDQAARALNIHPGTARTHYERAKSALRNHLTPTEDACTATTTPR from the coding sequence ATGAACGACCTCCGCCAGCAACTCCAAAGCCTCCACGCCGACGCCTTCCGCTGGGCGCTGCACCAGGCCGGCGAACGCGCCCTGGCCGAAGACGCCCTCCAGGCCGCCTACGAGGCCCTCCTCAACGGATCGGCCTCCTGCACCGATCCCCGCGCCTTCAAGAGCTTCCTCTTCGGCGTCATTCGCAACAAAGTCCGCTCGCTGCGCCGCCGCCAGACCTTCTGGCGCCTGGCCTCCCTCGACTTAGCCGCCCTGCGCAACCTCCCGGCCCCTCCCGACGACCTGGCCAGCCGGGATCCCCGCGCCGCCCAACTCCGCGCCGCCCTCACAAAACTCTCCCCGCGCCAGCGCGATATCCTGGAGCTGGTCTTCTACCACGAACTCACCCTCGATCAGGCCGCCCGCGCCCTCAACATTCACCCGGGCACCGCCCGCACCCACTACGAACGCGCCAAATCCGCGCTCCGCAACCACCTGACCCCCACGGAGGACGCATGCACCGCCACGACGACCCCGCGCTGA
- a CDS encoding PH domain-containing protein encodes MASPDSVIRPLFRPFVLRPTLWAVAFGLSLSILAIGSQAATAGPSPLMALWALVGLAIPFLRYLERRAAFHKTSFEIRPDRIICRYGTWFSEDTLDLPFRNITQIELTLPYLEHRFYKTGHLRVHAASSDTGAPLISVLEPEALYARLEERLRHNGFVINRTRLVQQEAPHFLGTLMDAGASKNNPVVGIALMVFIAVLPAIADHPDLLESALMMGAGLATIIALAAAALAYQVVRVIDLNKRVYTLYDDVVDYDDGFLTRRKRLIPIENLADTNIHQPFLKNLLGMADVIISCQGSSADIHFPSMPNAKPFRDNLSQLIKSTESPAQAPSQAPPTPGPALDDDLTAPGTAPAALRPTAPNAAGAAPPTGLRLSGRPPLTLKPHIGACTATNTLLAPILAASLLLVFGLITFIENQTAQSTDVATVGGLITLFIFVASILGAVGKAIQTYVLTDAELNDQKVALTHGLFNKETTEFALDKVTRLAITRSPIDRLFNTASYAFSSIGSASTLRLAHIPDATTLTPEIERRLGFDNTAPTHALAAQPTSASLAYSQLATLVFCSLGVVASLIAAIFLPEALLASVAFLILGLILVGYEVFHAPTCKLDLFDHHLRTRGGVLLHTHQMMALHHAKDLRTTCYPGLTSGTLRISGGGEASAISLGHLPDVQILHERLDDRLFDHPPRQTRQPDQRRTEPARAFGPEIQAAALQAAALTALPVVSLPLAPFAFVWARYSASRTTFTLEPDRIRVDRGVFFRTRASVLLNRIDQVKTSRGPIDTALKTGAVQISTVGSATPEITIGPVTNFEEVYRAIDTRSGYAPAS; translated from the coding sequence ATGGCATCCCCTGACTCCGTGATTCGCCCGCTTTTCCGGCCCTTTGTCCTGCGTCCCACCCTCTGGGCCGTCGCCTTCGGACTGAGCCTGAGCATCCTCGCCATCGGCTCCCAGGCCGCCACCGCCGGCCCCTCCCCCCTGATGGCCCTCTGGGCCCTGGTCGGCCTGGCCATCCCTTTTTTGCGCTACCTCGAGCGCCGCGCCGCCTTCCACAAAACATCCTTTGAGATCCGCCCCGACCGCATCATCTGCCGCTACGGCACCTGGTTCTCCGAAGACACCCTCGATCTCCCCTTCCGCAACATCACCCAGATCGAGCTCACGCTTCCCTACCTGGAGCACCGCTTCTACAAAACCGGGCACCTGCGCGTGCACGCCGCCAGCTCCGACACCGGCGCCCCCCTGATCTCGGTCCTGGAACCCGAAGCCCTCTACGCCCGCCTCGAAGAGCGCCTGCGACACAACGGCTTCGTCATCAACCGCACCCGCCTCGTCCAGCAAGAAGCCCCCCACTTCCTGGGCACCCTGATGGACGCTGGCGCCTCCAAAAACAACCCGGTCGTCGGCATCGCCCTGATGGTCTTTATCGCGGTCCTTCCCGCCATCGCCGACCACCCCGACCTGTTGGAGTCCGCCCTGATGATGGGCGCCGGACTCGCCACCATCATCGCCCTGGCCGCCGCCGCCCTGGCCTACCAGGTCGTGCGCGTCATCGACCTCAACAAGCGCGTCTACACCCTCTACGACGACGTCGTCGACTACGACGACGGCTTCCTCACCCGCCGCAAACGCCTCATCCCCATCGAGAACCTGGCCGACACCAACATTCACCAGCCCTTCTTGAAAAACCTTCTGGGCATGGCCGACGTGATCATCAGCTGCCAGGGAAGCAGCGCCGACATCCACTTCCCCTCGATGCCCAACGCCAAACCCTTTCGCGACAACCTCAGCCAACTCATCAAATCCACCGAGAGCCCGGCCCAGGCCCCCTCCCAGGCCCCCCCGACGCCCGGCCCCGCCCTCGACGACGACCTGACCGCCCCGGGCACCGCCCCGGCCGCGCTCCGACCGACCGCCCCCAACGCCGCCGGCGCCGCGCCCCCCACCGGCCTGCGCCTGAGCGGCCGACCTCCCCTCACCCTCAAACCCCACATCGGCGCCTGCACCGCCACCAACACCCTCCTCGCGCCCATCCTGGCCGCCTCCCTGCTGCTGGTCTTCGGCCTCATCACCTTCATCGAAAACCAGACCGCCCAGTCGACCGACGTCGCCACGGTCGGCGGCCTCATCACCCTCTTCATCTTCGTCGCCTCCATCCTGGGCGCGGTGGGCAAAGCCATCCAGACCTACGTCCTCACCGACGCCGAGCTCAACGACCAGAAAGTTGCCCTGACCCACGGCCTCTTCAACAAAGAGACCACCGAGTTCGCCCTCGATAAAGTCACTCGCCTCGCCATCACCCGCTCCCCCATCGACCGCCTCTTTAACACCGCCTCCTACGCCTTCAGCTCCATCGGCAGCGCCTCCACCCTTCGCCTGGCCCACATCCCCGACGCCACCACGCTCACTCCCGAGATCGAGCGCCGCCTGGGCTTCGACAACACCGCCCCCACCCACGCCCTGGCCGCCCAACCCACCTCGGCCTCCCTGGCCTACAGCCAGCTGGCGACCCTCGTCTTCTGCTCACTGGGCGTGGTGGCCTCCCTCATCGCCGCCATCTTTTTGCCCGAGGCCCTCCTGGCCAGCGTTGCCTTCCTGATCCTGGGCCTGATCCTGGTCGGCTACGAGGTCTTCCACGCCCCCACCTGCAAGCTCGACCTCTTTGACCACCACCTGCGCACCCGCGGCGGCGTCCTCCTGCACACCCACCAGATGATGGCCCTGCACCACGCCAAAGACCTGCGCACCACCTGCTACCCCGGACTCACCTCCGGCACCCTGCGCATCTCCGGCGGCGGCGAGGCCAGCGCCATCTCGCTGGGCCACCTCCCCGACGTCCAGATTCTCCACGAACGACTCGACGACCGCCTCTTCGACCACCCGCCGCGCCAGACTCGCCAGCCCGACCAACGCCGCACCGAACCCGCCCGCGCCTTTGGCCCCGAGATCCAGGCCGCCGCCCTCCAGGCCGCCGCCCTCACCGCTCTGCCCGTGGTCTCCCTCCCCCTGGCCCCCTTCGCCTTTGTCTGGGCGCGCTACAGCGCCTCCCGCACCACCTTCACCCTGGAGCCCGACCGCATCCGCGTCGACCGCGGCGTCTTCTTCCGCACCCGCGCCTCCGTCCTGCTCAACCGCATCGACCAGGTCAAAACCTCCCGCGGCCCCATCGACACCGCCCTCAAAACCGGCGCTGTCCAGATCTCCACCGTCGGCAGCGCCACCCCCGAGATCACCATCGGCCCCGTCACAAACTTTGAAGAGGTCTACCGCGCCATCGACACCCGCAGCGGCTACGCCCCGGCCTCCTGA
- the gyrB gene encoding DNA topoisomerase (ATP-hydrolyzing) subunit B translates to MAQDNQLPQDAAPQGNEYTADAIQVLEGLEAVRKRPGMYIGDTDDGSGLHHMVYEAVDNSIDEALAGYCDQVTITIHPDESLSVEDNGRGIPVDIHKKQGRSAAEVIMTVLHAGGKFDQNSYKVSGGLHGVGVSVVNALSTWLTLEIRRNGQIWTQTYDRGVPREPLRAIGKAKTTGTKITFLPDPEIFQITRFSFDVLSQRLRELSYLNSGVRIVIVDERDNKRHDFNYEGGLNSFVTDLNKNKSPLHPEPISIEKELPEQGITVEVSMQWNDSYNENIFCYTNTIRNRDGGSHLSGFRAALTRTVNLYGVSNGMLKESISGDDIREGIAAVLSVKMPDPKFSSQTKDKLVSNEIKGAVESVVNERLAIFLEENPSVAKAIIEKAIAASRAREAARKAREISRKSALQISALPGKLADCQSRKPEESELYIVEGDSAGGSAKQGRNRKFQAILPLRGKILNVEKARFDRMLSNNEISTIISALGTGIGQEYFSIDKLRYHNIVIMTDADVDGSHIRTLLLTFFYRQMPEIISRGYLYIAQPPLFSIKRGRTMEYLKDERELNDRLIENAKNALTLRGANGQELVGDELANFIDDLLKYRMVLERVARNHDDRIVEEALKVGFTIDDLQDRERLEARSQELLERLRQAFTTVPWRAPQILEDPELDDLFLARWKSRVSGTSVVSLLNRAFLSGVDYRELLRIRRAFEALGDHIIVDDGKEPEPLDSIAAVLNRVLASGRKGQTIQRYKGLGEMNPDQLWDTTMDPETRTMLQVRIEDAVEADALFTVLMGDQVEPRREFIETHALDVRNLDI, encoded by the coding sequence ATGGCCCAAGATAACCAGCTGCCCCAAGACGCCGCCCCTCAGGGCAACGAGTACACCGCCGACGCCATCCAGGTCCTCGAAGGCCTGGAAGCCGTGCGCAAGCGCCCCGGCATGTACATCGGCGACACCGACGATGGCTCCGGACTCCACCACATGGTCTACGAAGCCGTCGACAACTCCATCGACGAGGCGCTGGCCGGTTACTGCGACCAGGTCACCATCACCATCCACCCCGACGAATCCCTCTCCGTCGAGGACAACGGCCGCGGAATCCCGGTCGACATCCACAAAAAACAGGGCCGCTCCGCCGCCGAAGTCATCATGACCGTGCTCCACGCCGGCGGTAAATTCGACCAGAACTCCTACAAGGTCTCCGGCGGACTCCACGGCGTCGGCGTCTCCGTCGTCAACGCCCTCTCCACCTGGCTCACCCTGGAGATCCGCCGCAACGGACAGATCTGGACCCAGACCTACGACCGCGGCGTCCCCCGCGAGCCCCTGCGCGCCATCGGCAAGGCCAAGACCACCGGCACCAAGATCACCTTCTTGCCCGATCCCGAGATCTTCCAGATCACCCGCTTCTCCTTCGACGTCCTCTCCCAACGCCTGCGCGAGCTCTCCTACCTCAACAGCGGCGTGCGCATCGTCATCGTCGATGAACGCGACAACAAGCGCCACGACTTCAACTACGAGGGCGGCCTCAACTCCTTTGTCACCGACCTCAACAAAAACAAATCCCCGCTCCACCCCGAGCCCATCTCCATCGAAAAAGAGCTCCCCGAGCAGGGCATCACCGTAGAAGTCTCCATGCAGTGGAACGACTCCTACAACGAAAACATCTTCTGCTACACCAACACCATCCGTAACCGCGACGGCGGCAGCCACCTCTCCGGCTTCCGCGCCGCCCTCACCCGCACCGTCAACCTCTACGGCGTCTCCAACGGGATGCTCAAAGAGTCCATCTCCGGTGACGACATCCGCGAGGGCATCGCCGCGGTCCTCTCGGTGAAGATGCCCGACCCCAAATTCTCCAGCCAGACCAAAGACAAGCTCGTCTCCAACGAGATCAAGGGCGCCGTCGAATCCGTCGTCAACGAACGCCTGGCCATCTTCCTCGAAGAGAACCCCTCGGTCGCCAAGGCCATCATCGAGAAAGCCATCGCCGCCTCCCGCGCCCGCGAAGCCGCCCGCAAGGCCCGCGAAATCTCCCGCAAGAGCGCCCTCCAGATCTCCGCCCTCCCCGGAAAACTCGCCGACTGCCAGTCCCGCAAGCCCGAGGAAAGCGAGCTCTACATCGTCGAGGGTGATTCCGCCGGTGGCTCCGCCAAGCAGGGCCGTAACCGTAAATTCCAGGCCATCCTCCCCCTGCGCGGTAAGATCCTCAACGTCGAGAAAGCACGCTTCGATCGCATGCTCTCCAACAACGAGATCTCCACCATCATCAGCGCCCTGGGCACCGGCATCGGCCAGGAGTACTTCTCCATCGATAAACTCCGCTACCACAACATCGTCATCATGACCGACGCCGACGTCGACGGTAGCCACATCCGCACCCTCCTCCTGACCTTCTTCTACCGGCAGATGCCCGAAATCATCTCCCGCGGATACCTCTACATCGCCCAGCCCCCGCTCTTCTCCATCAAGCGCGGCCGCACCATGGAGTACCTCAAAGACGAGCGCGAGCTAAACGACCGCCTCATCGAAAACGCCAAAAACGCCCTGACCCTGCGCGGCGCCAACGGACAGGAACTCGTCGGCGATGAGCTCGCAAACTTCATCGACGACCTCCTCAAGTACCGCATGGTCCTGGAGCGCGTCGCCCGAAACCACGACGACCGCATCGTCGAAGAGGCCCTCAAGGTCGGCTTCACCATCGACGACCTCCAGGACCGCGAACGCCTGGAAGCACGCTCCCAGGAACTCCTGGAACGCCTGCGGCAGGCCTTCACCACCGTCCCCTGGCGTGCTCCCCAGATCCTCGAAGATCCCGAACTCGACGACCTCTTCCTGGCCCGCTGGAAGAGCCGCGTCTCGGGTACCTCGGTCGTCTCTCTCCTTAATCGCGCCTTCCTCTCCGGCGTCGATTACCGCGAACTCCTGCGCATCCGACGCGCCTTCGAAGCCCTCGGCGACCACATCATCGTCGATGACGGCAAAGAGCCCGAACCCCTGGACTCCATCGCCGCCGTCCTCAACCGCGTGCTCGCCAGCGGCCGCAAGGGCCAGACCATCCAGCGCTACAAGGGGCTCGGTGAGATGAACCCCGACCAGCTCTGGGACACGACGATGGACCCCGAGACCCGCACCATGCTTCAGGTCCGTATCGAAGACGCCGTCGAAGCCGACGCCCTCTTCACCGTCCTGATGGGCGATCAGGTCGAACCCCGGCGCGAGTTCATCGAAACCCACGCCCTCGACGTGCGTAACCTCGACATCTAA
- a CDS encoding DUF819 family protein, translating to MIGALVLVIVALGMPVLARWLEARWRAFEVFHPVLLCYGSGIVLAHVPGLEVAEAVAQGISEAAIPLAIPLLLFSSDVRGWLKQGRAALVSFGSAVVSVLVVVGGLSGWLAGWSQESAGVAGMMVGVYTGGTPNMLSVGKALGVSQEVFVAMNAADVVVGGMYLLFVVSVGGALVRRVFPAYVRGRRREGEAVGGEGVREVVAGEVARGVGLAVGVVALSVGGALMVSGELSVALVMLGITSGGIAGSLSSRVRAWRGTYEAGEYLILVFCVGIGAMTRPGELMGVGLEVVGAMAAVMLGSVALHALLARVLRVDGDTFLITSTAAIYGPPFVPMVAERLGNRELILPGVAMGLLGFALGNYLGVGMAWWLMLRGG from the coding sequence ATGATCGGGGCGTTGGTGCTGGTGATCGTGGCGTTGGGGATGCCGGTGTTGGCGCGCTGGCTGGAGGCGCGCTGGCGAGCGTTTGAGGTCTTTCATCCGGTGCTGCTCTGCTACGGGAGCGGGATCGTGCTGGCCCATGTGCCGGGGCTTGAGGTGGCGGAGGCGGTGGCGCAGGGGATCAGCGAGGCGGCGATCCCGCTGGCAATTCCGCTGCTGCTCTTTTCGAGTGATGTGCGGGGGTGGCTTAAGCAGGGGCGCGCGGCACTGGTGTCGTTTGGGAGCGCGGTGGTGTCGGTGCTGGTGGTGGTGGGGGGGCTTTCCGGGTGGCTGGCCGGCTGGTCGCAGGAGTCGGCGGGGGTGGCCGGGATGATGGTCGGGGTCTACACCGGGGGGACGCCGAATATGCTGAGCGTGGGCAAAGCGCTGGGGGTGAGTCAGGAGGTGTTTGTGGCGATGAACGCCGCCGATGTGGTGGTGGGCGGGATGTATTTGCTCTTTGTGGTCAGTGTGGGCGGGGCGTTGGTGCGGCGGGTGTTTCCGGCGTATGTGCGGGGGCGTCGGCGGGAGGGGGAGGCCGTGGGCGGGGAAGGAGTAAGGGAGGTGGTGGCCGGGGAGGTCGCGCGCGGGGTGGGGCTGGCGGTGGGGGTGGTGGCGCTGAGCGTGGGGGGAGCGCTTATGGTGAGCGGGGAACTCTCGGTGGCGCTGGTGATGCTGGGGATCACCAGCGGAGGGATCGCCGGGTCGTTATCGTCGCGGGTGCGGGCGTGGCGGGGGACGTACGAGGCCGGGGAGTACCTGATCCTGGTGTTCTGTGTGGGGATCGGGGCGATGACGCGGCCCGGGGAGTTGATGGGGGTGGGGCTGGAGGTGGTGGGGGCGATGGCGGCGGTGATGCTGGGCTCGGTGGCGCTTCATGCGCTGCTGGCCCGTGTGCTCCGGGTGGATGGGGATACCTTTTTGATCACGTCGACGGCGGCGATTTACGGACCGCCCTTTGTGCCGATGGTGGCTGAGCGTCTGGGGAATCGGGAGCTGATTTTGCCCGGGGTGGCGATGGGGCTGCTGGGATTTGCGCTGGGCAACTATCTGGGGGTGGGGATGGCGTGGTGGCTTATGTTGCGTGGGGGATGA
- a CDS encoding response regulator: MATMGKVAVVDDEPMIGDIVARALKRNWEVRVFEKAGEALEALEEGERFDVFLCDVMMPGYSGLDLFEDVRRKWPKQAARVVFMSGISGDGMLGDQIRDEGVKLLRKPFELDRLREVVQEVFASEEARPGESPGGEGRV, from the coding sequence ATGGCGACGATGGGGAAGGTAGCGGTGGTCGATGACGAGCCGATGATCGGCGACATTGTCGCGCGAGCGTTGAAACGAAACTGGGAGGTGCGCGTCTTTGAGAAGGCGGGCGAAGCGCTGGAGGCGTTGGAGGAGGGGGAGCGCTTCGATGTGTTTTTATGCGACGTGATGATGCCCGGGTACAGCGGGCTGGATCTCTTTGAGGATGTGCGTCGCAAGTGGCCGAAGCAGGCGGCCCGCGTGGTGTTTATGAGCGGGATCAGCGGGGACGGCATGCTCGGGGATCAGATCCGCGATGAGGGGGTGAAGCTGTTGCGCAAGCCCTTTGAGCTGGATCGGCTTCGGGAGGTGGTGCAGGAGGTTTTCGCGTCGGAGGAGGCGCGCCCCGGGGAGTCTCCCGGGGGCGAAGGGCGCGTTTAG
- a CDS encoding Spy/CpxP family protein refolding chaperone — MKRLTFALTALLTLTFLLPMQATAHQRHQRHQGGVERLFPSPRHVMALRDELNLSQDQQTRIRALVEEQRSAHQAQRQTLQQARASLREQVQSGANAATIRGAFDQVLELENELKRQRLELGLSLRQVLTPEQRTQLAEKAAERRQKVQKRRELRRQRTAPAAN; from the coding sequence ATGAAACGCCTGACCTTCGCCCTGACCGCCCTGCTCACCCTGACATTCCTCCTCCCCATGCAGGCCACCGCCCACCAGCGCCACCAACGTCACCAGGGCGGCGTCGAGCGCCTCTTCCCCTCCCCCCGTCACGTCATGGCGCTCCGCGACGAGCTCAACCTCTCCCAGGACCAACAGACCCGCATCCGCGCCCTGGTCGAGGAACAACGCAGCGCCCACCAGGCCCAGCGTCAAACCCTTCAACAGGCCCGCGCCTCCCTGCGCGAGCAGGTCCAGTCCGGAGCCAACGCCGCGACCATCCGCGGAGCCTTCGACCAGGTCCTGGAACTCGAAAACGAACTCAAACGCCAACGCCTGGAACTCGGCCTCTCCCTGCGCCAGGTACTCACCCCCGAGCAACGCACACAACTCGCCGAAAAGGCCGCAGAACGCCGTCAGAAGGTCCAGAAACGCCGTGAACTACGCCGCCAGCGCACCGCCCCCGCGGCCAACTAA
- a CDS encoding GNAT family N-acetyltransferase has product MIEITYLSEHLGMEEPSVEELSAEELAEMRKVARWHQEEWAHLSPKKSVASRVRELRESAVTEGLPLTLVAVEEEAIVGTISLAEEDLETYPECGPWLSTVYVDESVRRRGIGSRLVRRVEKVAADQGVEELYLYTPDQAPLYERLGWEVVAVETYRGEEVTVMRRDLAEIVEDSERVGGADKLEPLAAQ; this is encoded by the coding sequence ATGATTGAGATCACGTACCTTTCGGAACATCTCGGGATGGAGGAGCCCTCGGTCGAGGAGTTGAGCGCCGAGGAGCTGGCCGAGATGCGCAAGGTGGCCCGGTGGCACCAGGAGGAGTGGGCGCATTTGAGTCCGAAGAAGTCGGTGGCCTCGCGTGTCCGGGAGCTGCGCGAGAGCGCGGTGACCGAGGGGCTTCCACTGACGCTGGTCGCGGTGGAGGAGGAGGCGATCGTGGGGACCATCAGCCTGGCCGAAGAGGATTTGGAGACCTATCCGGAGTGTGGGCCGTGGTTGTCGACGGTGTACGTGGATGAGTCGGTGCGTCGTCGGGGGATCGGGAGTCGGCTGGTACGTCGGGTGGAGAAGGTCGCCGCCGATCAGGGGGTGGAGGAGCTGTATCTGTATACGCCGGATCAGGCCCCGCTTTATGAGCGGCTGGGCTGGGAGGTGGTGGCCGTGGAGACCTATCGTGGGGAGGAGGTCACGGTGATGCGCCGCGATCTGGCAGAGATCGTGGAAGATAGCGAGCGTGTGGGGGGCGCTGACAAGCTGGAGCCACTCGCCGCGCAGTGA